In Sphingobacterium zeae, one genomic interval encodes:
- a CDS encoding phytoene/squalene synthase family protein, with the protein MKKLFDELAYEVSKRTTEKYSTSFSLGILALKPCIRNSIYAIYGYVRLADEIVDSFHGYDKKRLLARLYADTNCALEEKISLNPILQSFQETVHRYAVDPELIRQFLHSMEMDLTKIDYNAERYREYIYGSAEVVGLMCLQVFTEGDSAQYEELKPYAMKLGSAFQKINFLRDLKQDYHILGRTYFPNLDMTVFDNAIKSQIEHEIHSEFKEALLGIKKLPASSKFGVYLAYKYYLSLFAKIRRKSSKEILENRIRIPNFQKGLVAVKSYLRYKMAYL; encoded by the coding sequence ATGAAGAAACTATTTGATGAGCTCGCTTATGAAGTAAGCAAAAGAACGACCGAAAAATATAGTACCAGCTTTTCACTCGGTATCTTGGCACTAAAACCGTGCATTCGCAATAGTATTTATGCAATCTACGGCTATGTGCGGCTCGCAGATGAAATAGTAGATAGTTTTCACGGTTATGATAAAAAGCGCCTTTTAGCACGCTTATATGCCGATACAAACTGTGCTTTAGAAGAGAAAATTTCGTTAAATCCCATATTGCAATCTTTTCAGGAAACTGTGCACAGGTATGCGGTAGATCCTGAACTGATTCGTCAATTTCTTCATAGTATGGAAATGGATCTGACCAAGATCGATTACAATGCCGAACGCTATAGAGAATATATCTATGGTTCGGCAGAAGTTGTGGGACTCATGTGCTTACAAGTTTTTACGGAGGGAGATAGCGCGCAGTATGAAGAGTTAAAACCTTATGCGATGAAACTCGGATCTGCATTTCAGAAAATAAATTTTTTACGTGATCTTAAACAGGATTATCATATTCTTGGACGAACGTATTTTCCCAATTTGGATATGACAGTTTTTGATAATGCGATCAAAAGTCAGATTGAGCATGAAATTCACAGTGAATTTAAGGAAGCGCTTTTGGGAATAAAAAAACTGCCTGCATCTTCAAAGTTTGGGGTTTATTTAGCTTATAAATATTATCTATCACTTTTTGCCAAGATTCGTAGAAAATCTTCAAAAGAAATTTTAGAAAATCGGATTCGGATACCGAATTTTCAAAAAGGCTTGGTTGCAGTAAAGAGTTATTTACGGTACAAAATGGCGTATTTATAA
- the idi gene encoding isopentenyl-diphosphate Delta-isomerase: MDRNHVILVDESDQQLGQMDKLAAHKEGLLHRAFSIFIFNSSGQLLLQQRALDKYHGGGLWTNTCCSHPQIGEDVLDSAQERLFFEMGITCELSFSFSFIYHAKVENNLIEHEYDHVFIGCIDTDPIPNPSEAADFKWWSIEQILMDISVHPTRYTYWFKAALPQVIQKVKRASI, translated from the coding sequence ATGGATAGAAATCATGTTATCCTTGTAGATGAAAGCGATCAACAACTCGGTCAGATGGATAAGCTGGCTGCTCATAAAGAAGGACTATTGCACCGTGCTTTTTCAATATTTATTTTTAACAGTAGCGGACAACTCCTGCTGCAACAACGGGCGTTGGATAAATATCATGGGGGCGGCCTTTGGACAAACACATGTTGCTCGCATCCCCAGATTGGCGAGGATGTCCTAGATAGTGCTCAAGAGAGGCTTTTTTTTGAAATGGGCATTACTTGTGAATTAAGTTTTTCTTTTTCCTTTATCTATCATGCTAAAGTGGAAAATAATTTGATTGAGCATGAGTATGATCATGTGTTCATAGGATGTATCGATACTGATCCAATACCTAATCCATCAGAGGCCGCTGATTTTAAATGGTGGTCGATTGAGCAAATTTTAATGGATATTTCTGTTCATCCCACACGTTATACATATTGGTTCAAAGCCGCGCTTCCGCAGGTAATACAGAAGGTTAAACGAGCTAGCATATGA
- a CDS encoding TIGR01777 family oxidoreductase, producing MKKILIAGGTGFVGGYLVSHLTDLGYEVHVLTRQSLAEPEESGAKFFKWDLEKSYIDLKAFEGVDTIINLTGENISAGRWTSKRRLELIESRVLSLNLIYKYIEHHAIAIDKIISSSAVGYYGARTTNTIFSEDANSGSDFLADICKLWEKAARQFESLGVKTVILRKGIVVGKAGGMYAKLSPLARLGINVSVGDGKQYLPWIDIRDLGRLYEFILHQEDLRGVYNAVAPQHITMNDFSYSLLKSFDKTSFLPNVPAFMLKLLYGEMAAMLLQGSRVSDEKIRGVGFNFYYDTIEASLQRDDE from the coding sequence ATGAAAAAGATCTTGATCGCAGGAGGTACTGGTTTTGTAGGTGGTTATCTCGTTTCCCACCTCACAGACCTTGGTTATGAGGTACACGTCTTAACACGTCAGTCTCTCGCTGAACCTGAGGAGAGCGGAGCAAAGTTTTTTAAGTGGGATTTGGAAAAGAGCTACATCGATCTTAAAGCTTTCGAGGGAGTGGATACCATTATTAATTTAACAGGTGAAAATATCAGCGCCGGGAGATGGACGTCTAAACGGCGTTTGGAGCTGATCGAAAGCCGGGTGTTGTCACTGAATTTAATTTACAAATACATCGAGCATCATGCTATTGCGATTGATAAAATCATTTCATCATCGGCAGTTGGCTATTACGGTGCACGTACAACCAATACAATATTTTCGGAAGATGCTAATAGCGGAAGTGATTTTTTGGCAGACATCTGTAAGTTATGGGAGAAGGCAGCAAGGCAGTTTGAAAGCCTAGGCGTCAAAACTGTTATATTGCGAAAGGGTATTGTCGTGGGTAAAGCGGGAGGGATGTATGCTAAGCTTTCACCGTTGGCAAGACTTGGTATTAATGTGTCAGTGGGCGACGGAAAGCAATACCTTCCTTGGATCGATATCCGTGATTTGGGGCGTTTATACGAGTTTATACTCCATCAAGAGGATCTCCGAGGTGTTTATAATGCTGTTGCTCCTCAACATATTACTATGAATGATTTTTCTTATTCCCTCCTCAAATCATTTGATAAAACAAGCTTTTTACCTAATGTACCTGCCTTTATGTTAAAGCTATTGTATGGCGAAATGGCGGCTATGCTACTGCAGGGGTCGCGCGTCAGTGACGAGAAAATTAGGGGTGTGGGGTTTAACTTTTATTATGACACGATAGAAGCGTCACTGCAGCGTGATGATGAATGA
- a CDS encoding Crp/Fnr family transcriptional regulator, whose protein sequence is MMLYKNYATSVLKDLKTAIDEQIADFVELVKFPKNTLLLSPGQRNLYYYVVETGILVNYYMRDTEEVVTSFTFPGDIVADFRTAVFKVKSTDYIKALSPVTVYRISVADFDMLKKDNTILLALERKLIIAYTLLLDERLRFIQHTTALERYQFLMDHYPQLISTVSTRYIASYIGVKVETLSRIRGKI, encoded by the coding sequence ATGATGCTTTACAAAAATTATGCAACCTCCGTACTGAAAGATCTAAAGACCGCCATAGATGAGCAGATCGCAGATTTTGTTGAGCTGGTCAAATTTCCAAAGAACACCTTATTATTATCACCCGGACAGCGAAATTTGTATTATTATGTGGTGGAGACCGGAATCTTAGTGAACTATTATATGAGAGACACGGAAGAAGTTGTTACAAGCTTCACCTTTCCTGGAGATATTGTAGCGGATTTTAGAACAGCCGTGTTTAAAGTCAAAAGTACCGACTATATTAAGGCACTTAGCCCCGTGACGGTTTATCGTATTTCTGTAGCTGATTTTGATATGTTGAAAAAAGACAATACTATTTTATTAGCGTTGGAGAGAAAACTAATTATTGCCTACACACTTCTTTTAGATGAACGTTTACGATTTATTCAGCATACAACAGCTTTGGAACGATATCAATTTTTGATGGATCATTATCCACAGTTAATTTCTACCGTCAGTACCCGATATATCGCATCTTATATCGGCGTTAAAGTGGAAACCTTGAGCAGGATTCGCGGCAAAATTTAG
- a CDS encoding GNAT family N-acetyltransferase — translation MDEKKKNFEKKIYFLANYIVEETLINGEIFIDPTRNAVALWQSQNKTRLTAAQLFRNLKFLLYMGPSTVFRSLKLLKLKDAHISDQKPYLYLACIGVMPSRQGKGLAKGLLDPVLTEAENSGKDVYLETANPLNVRIYRKKGFEIIDEVALSDIRMTFMVRRSSTMDKTKSVIKD, via the coding sequence GTGGATGAAAAAAAAAAAAACTTTGAAAAAAAGATTTATTTTCTCGCAAATTATATCGTAGAAGAAACATTGATTAATGGCGAGATATTTATTGATCCAACCAGAAATGCTGTAGCATTGTGGCAATCTCAAAACAAAACGCGTCTAACAGCGGCACAACTATTTAGAAATCTTAAGTTCTTACTTTATATGGGGCCTTCGACAGTTTTCCGTTCACTCAAGCTGTTGAAACTTAAGGATGCGCACATAAGCGATCAAAAACCATATTTATATTTGGCATGTATCGGTGTAATGCCTTCGCGACAGGGGAAAGGCTTGGCAAAAGGATTATTGGATCCTGTTTTGACTGAGGCCGAAAATTCTGGAAAAGATGTCTATCTGGAAACTGCTAATCCATTGAATGTAAGAATTTATAGGAAAAAAGGTTTTGAGATTATTGACGAAGTGGCGTTATCCGATATCAGAATGACGTTTATGGTAAGGCGCAGTTCAACTATGGATAAGACCAAGAGTGTCATTAAAGATTAG
- a CDS encoding sensor histidine kinase — MNKDNKIEDLTQLNEDLENYFSNTIVPQLFVDADLILRKFTPPAMKQFDLKPEFIGMSLENVRGNFRFPTFINNINTVMATGKILEKEIQTTDLRWYQMNILPYHVRKENRTNGVIITFVDITPRVKDLKEQERLVLEHELLLDTLAHDIKNPLLVLNLTFGLMKEVKDKNSQKFLPLMQNHEKSLIEIKKIIHDLTESRWEKQKYQASSELVDLPSILEDVRLSLAQQLIETDAIIRDDLAVSEFNFVRRKLRSVLYNLIHNAVKYTPETRPPEILVRSFIAGDYIVVSVKDNGIGMGAEDKQTIFEKFTRATKLVDGSGVGLYLVNTIVKQAGGKIDLISEPGQGTEVKIFLKQS; from the coding sequence ATGAATAAAGACAATAAAATTGAAGACTTAACTCAACTCAACGAAGACCTGGAAAATTATTTTAGCAATACCATCGTCCCACAATTATTTGTGGATGCGGACTTAATATTAAGGAAGTTTACTCCGCCAGCGATGAAGCAATTTGATCTTAAGCCAGAGTTCATAGGAATGTCCCTTGAAAATGTAAGGGGAAATTTTCGATTTCCGACTTTTATCAATAATATAAATACCGTTATGGCAACTGGTAAAATCCTGGAGAAAGAGATACAGACAACAGATTTAAGGTGGTATCAGATGAATATACTTCCTTATCATGTTCGTAAAGAGAACCGGACAAACGGTGTGATTATTACATTTGTCGATATTACTCCGAGGGTGAAAGATCTTAAGGAACAAGAACGGCTCGTTTTGGAGCATGAGTTGCTGCTAGATACGCTAGCCCATGATATCAAAAATCCATTATTAGTACTCAACCTTACATTTGGGTTAATGAAGGAAGTAAAGGATAAAAATTCCCAGAAATTCCTGCCTTTAATGCAAAATCACGAAAAAAGCTTGATAGAGATAAAAAAAATAATTCACGATCTGACCGAAAGTCGTTGGGAAAAGCAAAAGTATCAGGCATCATCTGAATTGGTCGATCTTCCTAGTATTTTAGAAGACGTACGTTTGAGTTTAGCACAGCAGCTTATAGAAACCGATGCGATTATTCGTGATGATTTAGCTGTTTCGGAATTTAATTTCGTAAGGCGTAAGCTGCGTAGCGTGCTCTATAATTTAATCCATAATGCGGTGAAATATACCCCAGAGACACGCCCTCCGGAAATTCTAGTGAGATCATTCATCGCGGGTGACTATATTGTTGTGTCTGTCAAGGATAATGGGATCGGTATGGGAGCTGAGGATAAGCAAACAATTTTTGAGAAATTTACGCGGGCTACCAAATTGGTTGATGGATCCGGAGTAGGGCTCTATCTGGTAAATACTATTGTCAAGCAAGCGGGTGGAAAGATAGACTTAATCAGTGAACCTGGACAAGGGACTGAAGTAAAGATCTTTTTAAAGCAAAGTTAG